In Perca flavescens isolate YP-PL-M2 chromosome 7, PFLA_1.0, whole genome shotgun sequence, the following proteins share a genomic window:
- the LOC114558084 gene encoding uncharacterized protein LOC114558084, with protein MALRPCVRHQHLSSCQINQDFTMLFGEDVSGKFIAKWPTFYKPRIITVCKGLRPGTHVDDLLSAQEESNDYGWDSDLAAILLLVHLLPPTAKGPRHGKISATEATDHVVKFMKVGTSMVTFLERVGSAQPFLLCVGQKKSSIQKFYVILDQKAIPCVAQTAVAAFDELFKAHFVFAVSYDEALCNFYTFIQTTVYGIDVGTTKESPRVKEIRAKVDHIEV; from the exons ATGGCCCTAAGACCCTGCGTGAGACATCAACATCTGAGCAGCTGTCAG ATTAACCAAGACTTCACAATGCTATTTGGAGAAGACGTCTCGGGCAAGTTTATTGCAAAATGGCCAACGTTCTACAAACCTAGGATTATCACTGTCTGCAAAGGCCTTCGCCCTGGTACTCATGTGGATGACCTTCTGTCTGCTCAAGAAGAATCAAATGATTATG GTTGGGACAGTGACTTGGCAGCTATCCTCCTGCTCGTTCATCTCTTGCCTCCAACCGCAAAAGGACCAAGACATGGGAAAATCAGTGCCACTGAAGCTACTGACCATGTGGTCAAGTTCATGAAG GTGGGGACAAGCATGGTGACATTCCTTGAAAGAGTTGGATCAGCACAGCCCTTCCTCCTCTGTGTTGGGCAAAAGAAGAGTAGTATCCAGAAGTTTTACGTCATCCTCGATCAGAAGGCCATTCCCTGTGTGGCGCAGACAGCTGTGGCTGCCTTCGACGAACTGTTTAAGGCCCACTTCGTCTTTGCTGTATCCTACGATGAGGCCTTGTGCAACTTCTACACCTTCATTCAGACTACAGTGTATGGGATTGACGTCGGCACTACAAAAGAGAGTCCCCGGGTCAAGGAAATCCGGGCAAAAGTAGATCATATTGAGGTTTGA